The Chthoniobacterales bacterium region GTCATCGCGCAGGCAGACCTTCGCGACATTCCCGGGAACTGGTGGGCCCCCGCGGCGCTGGTTTACGTCGACGGCCTGATTGCCCTCAAGCGCGACCGCGATGCCGAGGCCATCATCAACGATCTCGCCACCAAGTCGCAGGACCCCGAGTTGCTCCAAAGCGCCCGCATGGCTCTCGCCGAACTGTGGCTGCGCAACCAGCGGACCGACGAGGCCATGGCGATCTTCGACGCTACCATCGCCGCGAGCCAGAAGGATGCCACCCGCGCTCGCGCCTGGCGCGACAAGGGCGATGCGCTCTTTGCCAGGAAGGACTACGACGGCGCCCTGCTCGCCTATCTGCGTGTGCCGGTCTTTTATCCGGAGCAGGCCGGCGCCATGCCCGGCGCTCTTCTCGGCAGCGCCCGCGCCTTTGAAGGTTTGGCCGACTACGAGCACGCCAGTGCCCAGCTGGCCGAGCTTACGAAAAAGTATGCCGGCTCTCCCGAGGCCATCGAGGCCAGAATCGACTCCTTGCGCATCGAGAAAAAGCGTGATCCTGATTCCAACGAATCCGGGCCATCCCCGACTCCCACCCCTTAGCACCGACCCTTCCACCGCCACTCCACATCCACCATGAAAACCAGACGCCTCCACCTCATCGCGTTCGCGTTCGTCCTCGCGGCCTTCCTGCTCGGACCGGTCGCGCTTCACGCCCAAACTCCCCCCGCCGGGGAAGCGGCCCCCGCCGTGCATAAAAAGACCCTCTTCGAGATGGTCGAGGAAGGTGGCTGGGTGATGATTCCGATTGGCCTCTGCTCCATCTTCAC contains the following coding sequences:
- a CDS encoding tetratricopeptide repeat protein, yielding MNRFRFPLIPLFTVVAAGSALAQAPAPAASRPTAPAPAAGDSIKLTFADGRVVPAMSVRRSKDTLLATVSLAAGVRGDVGYPMATLRKIEMPEPPAIKKARSLLNAGKAAEAVVEIRPVVIAQADLRDIPGNWWAPAALVYVDGLIALKRDRDAEAIINDLATKSQDPELLQSARMALAELWLRNQRTDEAMAIFDATIAASQKDATRARAWRDKGDALFARKDYDGALLAYLRVPVFYPEQAGAMPGALLGSARAFEGLADYEHASAQLAELTKKYAGSPEAIEARIDSLRIEKKRDPDSNESGPSPTPTP